A window of the Bacteroidia bacterium genome harbors these coding sequences:
- a CDS encoding fasciclin domain-containing protein: MKTNLLMPSLLVLALSAGCGNGTETPSENATSESTETSAPAGQFGVQDDQSAPNIVQVAVGSKDHTTLVAAVKAAELVDALSNAGPFTVFAPVNSAFDKLPPGTVDDLLKPENKDKLTNILGYHTYVGVINGILLQDGAQYDMVFGGKVKIAKKGDKTYVNGNEILATITASNGVIHVIDQVLLPK; encoded by the coding sequence ATGAAAACAAATCTCTTGATGCCCAGCCTACTAGTTTTAGCTTTGTCGGCAGGCTGTGGTAATGGAACCGAAACTCCAAGCGAAAACGCCACCTCAGAATCCACCGAAACTTCTGCACCTGCGGGACAATTCGGTGTGCAAGATGATCAGTCGGCTCCAAACATTGTACAGGTAGCTGTTGGAAGTAAAGATCATACTACCTTGGTTGCTGCTGTTAAAGCCGCTGAATTGGTTGACGCTCTCAGTAATGCAGGTCCTTTTACAGTTTTTGCTCCCGTTAATTCGGCATTTGATAAACTACCTCCGGGAACCGTAGATGATTTACTAAAACCCGAAAACAAGGACAAATTGACCAATATTTTAGGTTATCATACCTATGTGGGAGTTATTAACGGAATTCTTCTGCAAGATGGAGCTCAGTACGATATGGTCTTCGGTGGTAAAGTAAAAATTGCCAAAAAAGGCGATAAAACTTATGTAAATGGAAATGAAATTCTAGCAACTATCACGGCTTCCAATGGAGTGATCCATGTAATTGATCAGGTGCTTTTACCAAAATAA
- the bioB gene encoding biotin synthase BioB translates to MYTKEELLAIYNQPLFDLLFQAQQVHRANQTPNEVQVSSLISVKTGGCSEDCAYCPQSARYNTKVKVHKLMEVNEVMEIAQNAKDGGASRLCLGAAWREVRNNRDFDKVIDMVKGVNNIGMEVCCTLGMLSEEQAQRLADAGLYAYNHNLDTSSENYENIITTRTYDDRLNTINNVRKAGVTVCSGGIIGMGESVEDRMDMLITLANLDPQPESVPINALVPVEGTPLEDQPVVPIWDMVRMIATTRIAMPKTTVRLSAGRTRMSLEGQALCFMAGANSIFAGEKLLTTPNPDFDQDKEMFKLFNLKSKPAFKNDPRPDKVTEKTLA, encoded by the coding sequence ATGTATACCAAGGAGGAATTATTAGCCATATACAACCAGCCTTTGTTCGACTTGCTGTTTCAAGCTCAGCAGGTTCATAGAGCTAACCAAACCCCAAACGAGGTTCAGGTGAGTTCACTTATATCGGTTAAAACCGGTGGTTGTAGCGAAGATTGTGCCTATTGTCCACAATCTGCCAGGTATAATACCAAGGTGAAAGTTCATAAGCTTATGGAAGTAAATGAAGTGATGGAAATTGCCCAAAATGCCAAGGATGGAGGGGCTTCCAGACTTTGTTTGGGTGCAGCATGGAGAGAAGTTCGCAATAACCGCGATTTTGATAAGGTGATTGATATGGTGAAAGGTGTAAACAACATTGGAATGGAAGTTTGTTGTACCCTTGGCATGCTTTCAGAAGAACAGGCACAACGACTAGCCGATGCCGGTTTATATGCTTATAACCACAACCTCGATACCTCTTCAGAAAATTACGAAAACATTATTACCACCCGCACTTACGACGACCGTTTAAACACTATTAACAATGTGCGTAAAGCGGGTGTTACCGTATGTTCGGGTGGAATTATTGGCATGGGTGAATCGGTTGAAGACCGCATGGATATGCTGATAACCCTTGCCAATTTAGATCCTCAGCCGGAAAGTGTTCCAATCAATGCTTTGGTACCGGTGGAAGGTACTCCGTTGGAAGACCAACCGGTTGTTCCAATTTGGGACATGGTTCGGATGATTGCCACTACCCGAATTGCTATGCCAAAAACTACCGTTCGCTTATCGGCCGGAAGAACCAGAATGTCGCTCGAAGGACAAGCGCTTTGCTTTATGGCAGGCGCGAATTCCATTTTTGCCGGCGAGAAACTGCTTACCACCCCCAACCCGGATTTCGACCAGGATAAAGAAATGTTTAAACTTTTCAATCTGAAATCAAAACCGGCCTTCAAAAATGATCCAAGACCGGACAAGGTGACTGAAAAAACCTTGGCATAG
- a CDS encoding (2Fe-2S) ferredoxin domain-containing protein, giving the protein MIYDKHIFICTNQRVPGTRPSCGEQEGLALVQEFKRQLNHKKLPISVRAQKCGCLDVCEKGPMVAIYPDAVFYGGVQVKDIQEIIESHIEGQQIVSRLEVKEK; this is encoded by the coding sequence ATGATTTACGATAAACATATTTTCATTTGTACGAATCAACGTGTTCCGGGCACCAGACCCAGTTGTGGTGAACAGGAAGGACTTGCATTGGTTCAGGAATTTAAAAGACAGCTAAACCATAAAAAGCTACCTATTTCGGTTCGAGCTCAAAAATGTGGCTGTTTAGATGTTTGCGAAAAAGGCCCTATGGTTGCCATTTATCCCGATGCAGTTTTTTATGGTGGGGTGCAAGTGAAGGATATTCAAGAAATTATCGAAAGCCATATTGAAGGTCAGCAAATAGTAAGCAGGTTGGAGGTGAAAGAAAAATAG
- the gltX gene encoding glutamate--tRNA ligase codes for MENRRVRLRFAPSPTGPLHMGGVRSALYNYLFAKKHGGDFLLRIEDTDQTRYVPGAEDYIIESLTWCGIIPDEGPHVGGPHAPYRQSERKEQGVYQKFADQLIASGHAYYAFDSAEDLDAMRKRLEAAKVVAPQYNHTTREMMKNSLTLPEDVWKQKIADGEPFVIRLKVPRNEEIRFHDIIRGWVVVNSSTVDDKVLIKSDGMPTYHMAHIIDDYLMEITHAVRGEEWLPSAPSHVLIWRYLGLEDKMPEYAHLPLLLKPDGNGKLSKRDGDRLGFAVFPLQWKDPFSGEISSGYRENGYFPEAFVNMLALLGWHPGGNRELFAMDELISEFSFERVNKAGAKFDPEKAKWFNQQYLRKKSASELADAFLPALTNKGINPDRAYLEKVCLLIQEKAHFVHEFWDLGNYFFQAPSSYDAEVLKKRWNPAAKAYFEQFIQNLGNLENFEATEIEKTFKGTAETLGMNPGSVMQLFRVLVSGVGGGPQLFELVATLGKTEVLNRLQKGISLPIPA; via the coding sequence ATGGAAAACAGAAGAGTACGATTGAGATTTGCGCCAAGTCCAACCGGACCGCTACATATGGGCGGAGTTAGGAGCGCATTATACAATTATTTATTTGCCAAAAAACACGGAGGAGATTTCCTCTTAAGGATAGAAGATACCGACCAAACCAGGTATGTGCCGGGAGCCGAGGATTATATTATCGAAAGTTTAACCTGGTGCGGTATTATTCCCGACGAAGGACCGCATGTAGGTGGACCTCATGCACCTTATCGTCAGAGTGAGCGCAAGGAACAAGGCGTTTACCAAAAATTTGCCGATCAACTTATAGCTTCAGGCCATGCCTACTATGCTTTCGACTCTGCCGAAGACCTGGATGCCATGCGTAAACGTTTGGAAGCGGCCAAAGTAGTGGCTCCCCAATACAACCACACCACCCGGGAAATGATGAAAAACTCATTGACTTTGCCCGAAGATGTGTGGAAACAAAAAATTGCCGATGGCGAACCCTTCGTTATTCGGTTGAAAGTACCACGCAACGAAGAAATCCGCTTTCATGATATTATTCGAGGTTGGGTAGTGGTGAATTCATCCACGGTAGATGACAAGGTTTTAATCAAATCAGACGGGATGCCCACCTATCATATGGCGCATATCATTGACGATTATTTAATGGAAATCACCCATGCTGTTCGAGGTGAGGAGTGGTTACCATCAGCACCATCCCATGTGTTGATTTGGCGCTATTTGGGTTTGGAAGATAAAATGCCGGAATATGCCCATTTGCCCTTGTTGTTGAAACCGGATGGAAACGGAAAACTGAGCAAAAGAGATGGGGACCGTTTGGGATTTGCCGTATTTCCTTTGCAATGGAAAGACCCATTCAGCGGAGAAATTTCTTCGGGTTACCGCGAAAACGGCTATTTCCCTGAGGCCTTCGTCAACATGTTAGCCTTGTTGGGCTGGCATCCGGGCGGAAACCGTGAATTGTTTGCCATGGACGAATTGATCAGCGAATTTTCTTTCGAGCGGGTGAATAAAGCAGGTGCCAAATTTGACCCTGAAAAAGCCAAATGGTTCAACCAACAATACTTACGAAAAAAGTCGGCTTCTGAATTAGCCGATGCCTTCCTACCTGCCTTAACCAACAAAGGAATCAATCCTGACCGGGCTTATTTGGAAAAAGTATGCTTATTGATTCAGGAAAAAGCCCATTTCGTGCACGAATTTTGGGATTTGGGCAACTATTTCTTCCAAGCTCCAAGCAGCTACGATGCCGAGGTTTTGAAAAAACGTTGGAATCCGGCAGCAAAAGCGTATTTCGAACAATTTATCCAAAACTTAGGCAACTTAGAGAATTTTGAAGCCACCGAAATTGAAAAAACCTTCAAAGGAACCGCCGAAACCTTGGGAATGAACCCCGGCAGTGTAATGCAGTTGTTCCGGGTGTTGGTTTCCGGTGTAGGTGGAGGCCCTCAATTATTCGAATTGGTTGCCACCTTAGGTAAAACTGAAGTTTTGAATCGTTTACAAAAAGGTATAAGCCTTCCAATACCTGCCTAA
- the sppA gene encoding signal peptide peptidase SppA, which produces MKQFFKVVFASMLGFILANVILLFLVIAIIGGIAASAGSKKTAEIDDNSILKIEFSGPISDRSDNNPFKNFNPLSGQNKQGMGLVDILNGLEKAKTDDKIKGIYMHIDGVPAGMATTEEIRNALLDFKKSGKFILAYSNTYDQKAYYLSSVADSIMIHPEGGLDFRGLSASVMFLKGTLEKLEVEPQIIRHGKFKSAIEPLILDKMSDANREQTSTYLNALWNRMLDGISSARKLSVQELNAMADQALIRNPKDALKYKLVDKLAYEDEIQASLRKRVGIEEKDKIKFVSLSKYFETPSKEEKVKEKVAIIYASGDIVDGEGEDDNVGGDRIAAAIRKARLDEKVKAIVLRVNSPGGSALASDIMWREVVLTKKVKPVVVSMGDVAASGGYYISCAADRIFASPNTITGSIGVFGVLMNTKKLFNNKLGITIDTVRTNKFADMGASYRPLTDTERDIIQQGVEEVYQTFITHVGEGRNMPTANVDSIGQGRVWAGSDAKKIKLIDEFGGLKDAIAFAAKKAKLENYRVVGYPEQEEPFQKIMKQLGGEGEEAIIKAQLGQHYEYYKRIQRALQIEGIQARIPYELEVY; this is translated from the coding sequence ATGAAACAGTTCTTCAAAGTTGTTTTCGCCTCAATGCTTGGTTTTATTTTGGCCAATGTAATTCTTTTGTTCCTGGTAATTGCCATTATTGGAGGCATTGCAGCATCTGCAGGCAGCAAAAAGACTGCTGAAATTGATGATAATAGCATCTTAAAAATTGAATTTTCAGGTCCAATTTCTGATCGGTCAGATAACAATCCGTTCAAAAATTTTAATCCACTTAGTGGCCAAAACAAACAAGGAATGGGCTTGGTGGACATTTTAAATGGACTTGAAAAAGCCAAAACCGATGATAAAATCAAAGGAATCTATATGCATATTGATGGTGTTCCTGCGGGAATGGCTACCACCGAAGAAATTCGGAATGCCTTATTAGATTTTAAGAAATCGGGCAAATTTATCTTGGCCTATTCAAATACTTACGATCAAAAAGCCTATTATTTGTCATCCGTTGCTGATTCTATCATGATCCACCCGGAAGGAGGATTGGATTTTCGTGGACTTTCTGCCTCGGTTATGTTTTTAAAAGGCACTTTGGAAAAGTTGGAAGTTGAACCACAAATTATTCGCCATGGAAAATTCAAAAGTGCTATTGAGCCTTTGATTTTAGACAAAATGAGCGATGCCAACCGCGAGCAAACCTCCACTTACCTAAATGCATTGTGGAACCGTATGTTAGATGGAATTTCATCTGCACGTAAACTATCGGTTCAGGAATTAAATGCCATGGCCGACCAAGCTTTGATTCGCAACCCAAAAGATGCGTTGAAATATAAATTGGTTGACAAACTAGCCTATGAAGATGAAATTCAGGCTAGCCTGCGTAAACGTGTTGGTATTGAAGAAAAAGACAAAATTAAGTTTGTGAGTTTGAGCAAGTATTTTGAAACTCCAAGTAAAGAAGAAAAAGTTAAAGAAAAAGTGGCCATTATTTATGCCAGCGGAGATATTGTTGATGGTGAAGGAGAAGATGACAATGTTGGTGGAGACCGAATTGCAGCCGCTATTCGTAAAGCCAGATTGGACGAGAAAGTGAAGGCCATTGTTTTGCGTGTTAACTCTCCTGGAGGATCGGCTTTGGCTTCGGACATTATGTGGAGAGAAGTTGTTTTGACCAAGAAAGTTAAGCCGGTGGTTGTTTCTATGGGTGATGTAGCTGCATCAGGCGGGTACTATATTTCATGTGCAGCCGATCGAATTTTCGCCAGTCCGAACACCATTACCGGTTCCATCGGTGTATTTGGCGTATTGATGAATACCAAGAAGTTGTTCAACAACAAATTAGGTATTACAATTGATACCGTTCGTACCAATAAGTTTGCCGACATGGGAGCCTCTTATCGTCCGCTTACCGACACCGAAAGAGATATTATTCAACAAGGTGTAGAAGAAGTTTACCAAACCTTTATTACCCACGTTGGAGAAGGTCGTAACATGCCAACCGCCAATGTTGATTCCATTGGTCAAGGTCGTGTTTGGGCCGGAAGTGATGCCAAAAAAATCAAATTGATAGATGAATTTGGTGGATTAAAAGATGCAATTGCTTTTGCTGCTAAAAAAGCCAAACTTGAAAACTACCGTGTAGTTGGCTATCCGGAGCAAGAAGAACCTTTCCAAAAAATAATGAAACAATTGGGTGGCGAAGGTGAAGAAGCCATCATTAAAGCCCAATTGGGACAACATTACGAATACTATAAACGAATTCAGCGTGCTTTACAAATTGAAGGCATTCAAGCCAGAATACCTTACGAATTGGAGGTTTACTAA
- the folK gene encoding 2-amino-4-hydroxy-6-hydroxymethyldihydropteridine diphosphokinase, protein MNTIHLLLGTNQGDRMHNLDLAHEMVLERIGMIVRTSQIYQSPPWGFQAEQDFYNQVLCVETSLEPMEVLTEILSFEEKLGRKREVKEGQKVYHSRKMDIDILLWEDKVIETDQLNVPHPRMTERRFVLLPLAEVSAEVQHPVFKTSIQELCHLCLDLSQVEPITIA, encoded by the coding sequence ATGAACACTATCCACTTGCTATTAGGTACCAACCAGGGTGATCGAATGCATAATCTCGATTTAGCCCATGAAATGGTTTTAGAAAGGATTGGAATGATTGTTCGGACAAGTCAAATTTACCAATCTCCGCCTTGGGGCTTTCAAGCTGAGCAGGATTTTTATAACCAGGTTTTATGTGTCGAAACAAGTCTTGAGCCAATGGAAGTACTCACCGAAATTTTGAGTTTTGAAGAGAAATTAGGCCGAAAGCGGGAAGTTAAGGAAGGACAAAAGGTTTACCATTCCCGAAAAATGGATATTGATATTCTGTTGTGGGAAGATAAGGTCATTGAGACGGACCAATTAAATGTACCACACCCTAGAATGACAGAACGTAGGTTTGTTTTGCTGCCCTTGGCCGAAGTTTCTGCCGAAGTTCAACATCCGGTTTTTAAAACAAGCATTCAGGAACTTTGTCATCTTTGCCTCGATTTAAGTCAGGTTGAACCAATAACCATTGCATGA
- the folB gene encoding dihydroneopterin aldolase, producing MGQHSISVLGIKTFAYHGCLDQEAIIGQEFEVNVHFQLDFEEAAEADDLSKTVDYVTVYTVVKLEMEQRSKLIENVAKRIHDHLRRIFPWVFRIDVELIKFNPPVNGPLHSAVVRYSA from the coding sequence ATGGGACAACATTCCATTTCCGTTTTGGGAATTAAGACCTTTGCCTACCATGGTTGTTTGGATCAGGAAGCTATTATCGGGCAGGAGTTTGAGGTAAATGTGCATTTTCAACTAGATTTTGAGGAAGCAGCTGAAGCAGATGATTTAAGCAAAACGGTTGATTATGTAACAGTTTATACCGTTGTTAAATTGGAAATGGAACAACGATCCAAATTAATTGAAAACGTTGCCAAGCGAATTCATGATCATTTAAGGAGAATTTTCCCTTGGGTTTTTAGAATTGATGTGGAACTTATTAAATTCAATCCGCCGGTAAATGGCCCTTTGCACAGCGCTGTGGTTAGGTATTCGGCATAA
- a CDS encoding M48 family metallopeptidase: MKKILFIAILFGCSCNSVPITNRKQLNLLPESQLVGMGLTEYKSFLAQHPPVASGNSNADLVKRVGIKIQQAVTKFFQQKGLGSRLNGYKWEFNLVNSPEVNAWCMPGGKVVVYSGLLNVTKDEASLAFVMGHEIAHAIARHGNERMSEAIIAETGALALDTYLQTQQVKSRALFNQAYAIGAQVGVMLPFSRMHESEADKMGMVFMALAGYDPSKSPEFWKRMQAAGGSKPPEFLSTHPSDASREKAMKEYLPEAMKYFKKPIAP, translated from the coding sequence ATGAAAAAAATACTCTTTATTGCTATTTTGTTTGGGTGCTCGTGTAACAGTGTTCCAATTACCAATCGTAAACAACTCAACTTACTTCCGGAGTCTCAATTGGTGGGAATGGGTTTAACCGAGTATAAGTCCTTCTTAGCTCAACATCCTCCGGTAGCTTCCGGAAACTCCAATGCAGATTTGGTGAAACGAGTTGGAATTAAAATACAACAAGCAGTCACTAAGTTTTTTCAACAGAAAGGCCTAGGATCCAGATTGAATGGATATAAATGGGAGTTTAACCTGGTTAATTCGCCTGAAGTGAATGCCTGGTGTATGCCCGGTGGTAAGGTGGTGGTTTATTCCGGATTGTTAAATGTAACCAAAGATGAAGCATCCTTAGCCTTTGTAATGGGGCACGAAATTGCGCATGCCATAGCTCGGCATGGAAATGAGCGAATGAGTGAAGCCATTATTGCTGAGACCGGGGCATTGGCTTTAGATACCTATCTGCAAACGCAACAAGTGAAGTCCAGGGCACTATTTAACCAGGCCTATGCCATTGGAGCCCAGGTTGGAGTGATGTTGCCTTTTAGCAGAATGCATGAAAGCGAGGCCGATAAAATGGGAATGGTTTTTATGGCTTTGGCCGGATACGACCCTTCTAAATCACCTGAATTTTGGAAACGGATGCAAGCAGCAGGAGGTTCCAAACCGCCCGAATTTTTAAGTACTCACCCGAGCGATGCCTCTCGCGAAAAGGCTATGAAAGAATATTTGCCTGAAGCCATGAAATACTTTAAAAAACCTATTGCTCCTTAA
- a CDS encoding pyridoxal phosphate-dependent aminotransferase family protein has translation MPEYPIEKRLAEVLEKRKQEGSLRTLKLTGGLVDFYSNDYLGFSRSLELDDLFVQHWQQFHDTNLRKHGSTGSRLLSGNSELAEEIENTLQAFHDAPAALLFNSGYDANIGMISAFVRPGDVVFYDELVHASMHDGMKLARIKGIPFQHNDMDHLEALLAHTKGESIDFQKFILVETIYSMDGDPAPLTEICELAEKYGANILADEAHATGIFGPKGQGLCYELGLQNRIFARLITFSKALGNHGAAVLTSPLGKQYLINFARSFIYSTAASLTSLLEIKSAYELLNSHPDYPQQAQKTIQTFKNLMETHAHLPFLKGSSSMIQGLLLPGNHEVRKLCAKLLDSGFDLRPLVFPTVPKGKERIRICLHTFNSTTEMEGLVELIDSNLP, from the coding sequence TTGCCTGAATATCCAATCGAAAAAAGGCTTGCCGAAGTCCTTGAAAAACGCAAGCAGGAAGGGAGTTTAAGAACCCTTAAACTTACCGGAGGATTGGTTGATTTTTACTCCAACGACTATTTGGGATTTTCAAGATCATTGGAGCTGGATGATTTGTTTGTTCAGCATTGGCAACAATTTCACGATACCAACCTTCGAAAACATGGCTCCACCGGTTCCAGGTTGCTTTCGGGCAATTCGGAATTAGCCGAAGAAATTGAAAATACCTTACAAGCCTTCCACGATGCACCGGCTGCCTTGCTCTTTAACTCGGGTTATGATGCCAACATCGGTATGATTTCGGCCTTCGTTCGTCCGGGCGACGTGGTATTTTACGATGAACTGGTTCACGCTTCCATGCACGATGGTATGAAACTAGCCCGAATAAAAGGAATTCCGTTTCAGCACAACGATATGGATCACTTGGAAGCACTTTTGGCCCATACCAAAGGAGAATCAATTGATTTCCAAAAATTTATACTGGTAGAAACTATTTACTCCATGGATGGAGACCCTGCCCCTCTTACAGAAATTTGCGAACTTGCCGAAAAGTATGGCGCTAATATTCTTGCGGATGAAGCCCATGCAACCGGCATTTTTGGGCCAAAAGGTCAAGGATTATGCTATGAATTAGGCCTTCAAAACCGCATCTTTGCCCGTTTAATAACCTTTTCTAAAGCTTTAGGAAACCATGGTGCGGCCGTATTAACCTCTCCTTTAGGTAAACAATACCTAATCAATTTTGCCCGCTCCTTTATTTATTCTACGGCTGCGTCATTGACTTCCCTGCTTGAAATTAAATCGGCTTACGAGTTGCTAAATTCGCATCCCGATTATCCCCAACAAGCTCAAAAAACCATTCAGACCTTTAAAAATCTAATGGAAACTCATGCCCATTTGCCCTTTCTAAAGGGAAGTTCCAGCATGATTCAAGGACTTTTGCTTCCCGGAAACCACGAAGTACGTAAGCTTTGTGCTAAGTTGCTGGACTCAGGTTTTGATTTACGCCCCTTGGTTTTTCCCACGGTTCCTAAAGGCAAGGAGCGTATTCGAATTTGCCTGCACACCTTTAACTCCACTACTGAAATGGAAGGTTTGGTGGAATTAATTGACAGTAATTTACCTTAA
- a CDS encoding T9SS type A sorting domain-containing protein, with product MAIFEKLIRLRRMQKFQPLLFLLLPLFGFSQKLSWEKLNDFPGLPFDDGISFTYQNQVYVTGGLNSGFYIAPDIWQFDPDSETWNNRGFINYTPRQYASGFYWNDHFCIAGGKAGSTLQDCQCMGSNPNLWTPFPFPFGPARKQQVSGNVEERIFFGLGSNGSSCFNDWWEFSLADSTWLKKPAFPGEPRKEAVLSNWGKVVFVGLGIDSSEKIGFHDWYSYEPNSAIWQRKSDFPGKNIQYGNAFSFADGIVVLGGMDPNRVFYNEAYFYKPYLDEWIELGELPFSPRKGMNAVSMGNSIYLISGIDSSYHRTPEVWKGKFTPSESGLHVFPNPVQNELVIQGSTNMNATIRLWNLSGEKIQEWQISKVSWSQLDISFIESGFYLLEIEKEDGKTIQKLIKTKG from the coding sequence ATGGCAATTTTTGAAAAATTAATACGTTTGCGTCGGATGCAAAAATTTCAACCCCTACTCTTTCTGCTTCTTCCATTGTTCGGATTTTCACAAAAACTAAGCTGGGAAAAACTAAACGATTTCCCCGGTTTACCCTTTGATGATGGAATAAGTTTTACCTATCAAAACCAAGTATATGTTACAGGCGGATTAAACTCAGGCTTCTACATTGCCCCTGATATATGGCAATTTGACCCTGATTCTGAAACATGGAACAACCGGGGTTTTATAAATTATACCCCCCGGCAATATGCATCCGGTTTTTACTGGAATGACCATTTTTGTATTGCAGGTGGAAAAGCGGGATCTACCTTACAGGACTGCCAATGCATGGGTAGCAATCCTAACCTTTGGACTCCCTTTCCATTTCCGTTTGGACCTGCACGAAAACAACAAGTATCGGGAAATGTAGAAGAACGAATTTTCTTTGGACTTGGTAGCAATGGAAGCTCATGTTTTAACGATTGGTGGGAATTTAGTTTAGCAGATAGCACCTGGTTAAAAAAGCCGGCCTTTCCCGGAGAACCAAGAAAAGAAGCTGTTTTATCCAACTGGGGGAAAGTTGTTTTTGTAGGCTTAGGAATTGATTCTTCTGAAAAAATTGGATTCCATGACTGGTATTCATATGAACCTAACTCTGCCATTTGGCAAAGGAAAAGTGACTTCCCGGGAAAAAACATACAATATGGAAATGCCTTTTCCTTTGCGGATGGAATTGTTGTATTAGGAGGAATGGATCCAAATCGTGTCTTCTATAATGAAGCTTATTTTTATAAACCATATCTCGACGAATGGATTGAATTAGGTGAATTACCCTTTTCACCGCGCAAAGGCATGAATGCAGTTTCTATGGGTAATTCAATCTACCTAATTTCAGGAATTGATTCGAGTTACCATCGCACTCCTGAAGTTTGGAAAGGTAAATTCACCCCATCCGAATCCGGATTACATGTATTCCCCAATCCGGTACAGAACGAGCTGGTTATACAAGGTTCAACCAACATGAATGCAACCATTCGACTATGGAACCTGAGTGGCGAAAAAATTCAGGAATGGCAGATTTCCAAAGTAAGTTGGTCTCAATTGGATATTAGTTTTATAGAAAGCGGATTTTACCTGCTCGAAATAGAAAAGGAGGATGGAAAAACCATTCAAAAACTAATTAAAACTAAAGGTTAA
- the galT gene encoding galactose-1-phosphate uridylyltransferase, translating to MPHLRYNPLLDTFTMVASNRQHRPHLPGKETCPFCPDSGKVDPNYDVISYPNDFPVLSNSPESCEAESEPEFYKASQAYGRCEVILYSPDHNAKMYDLANEKVEKIIQLWIAKNAEFSLDPKLKYIYPFENRGKEVGVTIPHPHGQLYAYGWLPLKIKTELDNARKYTETTGKNLFEEMIQAEKTAGTRMLDETPNFACFIPYFTDYPFGVFIVNKNKANLAEFQPEDISELAILIKKVVYSFDHLFDREFPYMMAIHQTPVNLPEFSNASGYFRFHIEFYPPLRDKEKIKWYASSEMGAWAAANTLSVEACAAELRKHWPNSF from the coding sequence TTGCCACATCTTCGCTACAATCCATTACTCGATACCTTTACCATGGTGGCCTCGAATCGCCAACATAGACCGCATTTGCCCGGGAAGGAAACTTGTCCCTTTTGTCCGGATTCAGGTAAGGTGGATCCCAATTATGACGTTATTTCCTATCCCAATGATTTTCCGGTATTGTCCAATTCACCCGAATCATGCGAAGCTGAATCAGAACCGGAATTTTACAAAGCTAGCCAAGCCTATGGTCGTTGTGAGGTAATATTGTATTCCCCTGATCATAATGCTAAAATGTATGATTTGGCGAATGAAAAGGTTGAAAAAATCATTCAGCTTTGGATTGCTAAAAATGCTGAATTCTCCCTCGACCCTAAACTCAAATACATTTATCCTTTTGAAAACCGTGGAAAGGAAGTGGGTGTTACAATTCCACATCCTCACGGACAATTGTATGCTTATGGTTGGTTGCCGCTTAAAATAAAAACCGAACTCGATAACGCAAGGAAATATACGGAAACCACCGGAAAGAACCTTTTCGAAGAAATGATTCAGGCTGAAAAAACTGCAGGCACCCGAATGCTGGATGAAACGCCCAATTTTGCCTGCTTTATTCCCTACTTTACCGACTATCCATTTGGAGTTTTTATTGTAAATAAGAACAAAGCTAATTTGGCCGAGTTTCAACCGGAAGATATTTCTGAATTAGCTATTTTAATTAAAAAAGTGGTTTATTCCTTCGATCACTTGTTCGATCGGGAATTCCCTTACATGATGGCCATTCACCAGACCCCGGTTAACTTGCCCGAGTTTAGCAATGCCTCCGGCTATTTCCGATTTCATATCGAGTTTTATCCTCCTTTGCGAGATAAAGAGAAAATAAAATGGTATGCTTCATCTGAAATGGGTGCCTGGGCTGCAGCTAACACCTTGTCTGTAGAAGCATGTGCCGCGGAACTTCGAAAACATTGGCCCAATTCCTTTTAA